In bacterium, the genomic window TCTACTTAATCCCCAGTTTTTTTTGCGTATAATTAATCAAACCGCCTACTTCGATAAGCTCTTGAATAGATTTTGGAAACGGGTTGGTCTGATAGGTTTTATTTTTGGTTAAATTTTTGATTTCTCCGTTATCAAGATTCACTTCGATTTCATCTCCTGAATCAGTTTCATTAGCGATTTCAGGATTTTCTAAAATAGGAAGCCCGATATTAATTGCATTTCTGAAGAAAATTCTTGCAAAACTTTTTGCTATTACAACAGAAATACCGCTTTCTTTTATAGCAATCGGAGCATGTTCTCTTGAGCTTCCGCAGCCAAAATTTTCTCCAGCGACTATAATATCCCCGATTTGAACGTTTTTAGCAAAGGTTTCATCGATGTCTTCCATACAATGCTCGGCAAGTTCTTTTGCATCTGTAGTGTTTAAGTATCTTGCAGGAATAATAACGTCTGTATCGACATCATCTTTATATACCCATGCTTTACCAATTTTTGTCATAATTTTTCTCCTCTTATGATAGTTTTCAAATTTTAAATTATTATATAACACAAAATTATTACAAAATGTAAATATGGATTTTTCTAGCAGATTCTTTGGCTGAGGCTATTTTCTGATTTTTAGCAAAATTTTTCTCATGATTAAGTGTCACTTTTTTATATTCACGGACATTAAGTAAACAGATGTTATAAAAATTTAATTTTTATTTAGATAAAACTAAAAATCAGGAAAGCGAGAGTTTAAACATGGCAATTAGTTCTGTTATGAGTAGATTTATTCCAAAAACAGTAGATCTGAAAACATTTCAACAGCTTTTAACTTCAAAACACAGCCCTAAAAACACTAAAATATTTGCTGTTACAGCTGATACCTTTATGAAAGCTACACAAGATTTGACGGAAATAACCATTCCTCGAAATCTTTTACTGAAAGTAATTGGTTCAGGAACAGTTAATAAAAAAGTTATTCTGGAAAAAGGCAGTCAACTCAGGGCTTATAAATTAAAGATTAAAGGCGATGTTAAAACAGAAGGCAAAAAACTTAAAGTTTTTGCTACAAATAATTTAACTACAGATTGGGGAGCAAAAGCCAAAGTTGAAATAGTTGAAGGTGATGCCTTAAATAAAGAAGGTCGACAAACAATTAAAGTAGTAGACGGCGATTCATACAACTTCGGCAAATACCAAAAAATAGGAGAAACAACTGACGGTATAAATTATGGAAACACACAAATAATTGGCAACGCATGGGGAAACCTGGAAAATCACGGTAAATACCAAAGAAGTAAGTTTGTAGAAGGAGATGCCAACACGTACGGAGGTCTACAAATTAATTCATCTGTTAATAGTGCTAATAACTTTGGAAAAGGTATTCAATTATCTGGTGTAACAAGAAATGCAGACAATTATAATTATCTTGTTAAAACTGAAGGAAATGTTTTAAAAATGACTGAAGATCCTGATAATCTTAAAAAAGGGGTTCAATTAACAGGTATTGCCGTAGGTGAGTCAACAAATCATGGAAACAAAAATACCAAAGGGATTCAATTAACAGGCATCAGCTCAGTAGAAAAGATTTTAGGCAGGGTACTGAGCGTATTCAATATTTAATATAAGTATGTTTCAAATAAAAATACAAAAAATTAGAAGGAGAAAAAAATGATGACAAAAATTTCACTTACACAACCAATGCCAAATAAAGCACTTTCTTTTGGTAGATCTTATCATTACAACGATTTGTTTTCTGAAGCCATACAAAGTAACTCAGTAACAATAACCCCTCAGGAAGAAGAAAAACATCTGGAAGATATGTTTAAAAAAATGAAATCAAAAAAATTAGCGCCTATAGATTTGCTTGATCCGCGTCTGTGTTCAAGTAGACCTATGGTTCCGGAGATAATGAAACTTATTGACCCTCGAAAAGATGACATATGGACAGACTATAAAGAGCATTTTTTTGAAGAAGGTGCATCCGGAAAGAAAGGACGTATAGTAAAAATCAGGATGCCTGAATATACGCCGGAAATATTTCCGGCTCCATTGCGGATAGTAGAAATCCCTCTTGATATAGAGTCTTACGGAAAAGGAATTTATACGCAATACGATAGTACTATGACAGAAAGATCCAAAAAACTCTTTAAGGCTATTTTAAGCCATACAACAAAATTTAAAGAATGGGTAGGACGTATATAAAGTCCCTGAAACTAAACAAAAAGAGAAACCTATTGAAACCGGATATGTTTCTCTATTTCGTCATCGTGATTAATATAAGTTTTTTTAAATGAAAATAATGAGAACTTGGCTCTGAAAGGAAAAGGAAAGAAAAAATGAACTTTGGAATCGCAACACAAAAAAATCCGTAAAAGGAGGTAAAAATGACCAATTAAAGACTGATTTTAAACAATTTTAGTAAATTTTATTCGAAATATTTAAAATATTTAAATTGAGAGTGCTATTCGAATAAAAGA contains:
- the leuD gene encoding 3-isopropylmalate dehydratase small subunit, with translation MTKIGKAWVYKDDVDTDVIIPARYLNTTDAKELAEHCMEDIDETFAKNVQIGDIIVAGENFGCGSSREHAPIAIKESGISVVIAKSFARIFFRNAINIGLPILENPEIANETDSGDEIEVNLDNGEIKNLTKNKTYQTNPFPKSIQELIEVGGLINYTQKKLGIK